A stretch of DNA from Cryptomeria japonica chromosome 4, Sugi_1.0, whole genome shotgun sequence:
gaattGGATTGCCTATCCACATAGTGAATTGTGTAATGAAgttattttcttaaattaaatttaaaaaaaaacaaaaacaaagcagaTGAGTGAGTGAATTAGTGTAACTAAAAATCAGTGGAAAATAATTGTCATTTATGGAGTTGCTTAATTAGAATTGAATATTGGTGGTTTATTCGTTTATTCGATTAATCATGAATTAAATTCTCATAATAAAGTTTATATTGGACACAATCAAAATTTTtgctttaaaaaataataataatatgtctTAAAGCATTTAATTCATCAATTAAAAGCCAATTGTATTTATGGAATGATATATCACCATTGTATATgtcatatcttgattttattgtatATCTATTGGTTGCTTTTATAAATGGTCATTTCAAAACTAATTTGTgtcattcaatttttatttttttaatagataaATAGTTGCAGAGGGGCAGCACCCGTTTTTATTacctattaaaaaaaatacaacttGGTTCAAAATAGGAGCGATAGGGGGAAAGAACCAGGGGAAGAAAACCCCCCACCATTGCTCCATAAACAGTCATAGTTCGACAAATAAGGAGAGTATTGATGATACAGAGCAAGGCCCATGGCCGTCAACCATTTGCTATCCAAACCTAGTCACTATCTAAAAACCTATGCTAACAGTATTATATAACAATCTATACAAAGTTTTAACAGGCCCATGGCCGTATTCAAAAAACTAACTACCCGATAAAAATCATTAATGGGGGCGTCAGGGTGGTTATGGTTCCCAATTCTGTTGAAgcccttcaaaaatttcaaaaaactcaaTAATCTTTAACCTGGGCAGAATTAGAACTATGGAGCTTAACCCGCAGCTGCTCCCAAGCCTTCGGTGAAGGGGTAATCTTCCTCCTCTGAGCTCGAGTCAAGAGAACTGTGCTCCACAACAAGAGTGGCATCCAGAATGATAGGGCAATCCTTACCACAGGTGGTGTGTACAGTCGATTGAGCTTTATCTGTGGGGTGCCTACCATCGTCAGGAATCCATGCATCACCACCGCCCAAGCTCCACTGGTTTCCATCCTCAATATTtccattttccaaaattccaatgTCCCTTCAGTCGACCAGGGCTTCATCTTGCAAATATTTGCGCCTCCAAGTTGCAGTGAACCCAGGTTGCAAACTAGTTGCCTTGAGAAGGAAGGAAATGTTCCTTTCTTTCTCAGGCCATGGCCATGACCTTGTCAGAGCTTTGAAGTCCAGGGAGTTCACAATGACATATTTTTTAACCTTCGTGCCATTCCCTAATCTCATGTAGAAATTTTGAGGCAAGGGGGTTTTGAGATTCCCATCCACATTGTCTAATGCAGAGTCAATAGCTCCTAACCATTTGTGTTTGAAGATCATTTCGGTGATCTTTTTGGCCAATTGCTTGGAAATGCCCATATACAAAAGCATTGCAAGGAAGAAAGCTGCAATGTCAGCGTTGGTTCTATATCTATGGAAGGCTTTCAGGAATTTCGCACCCAAAACTTTCTTAATGCAATGCAGAATTAGAGGGTGTTTGGAGTTGAGCACTTCCAGCATCCTCTTATTTGTAACTTCCCCTAGGAAGGGCATCTGCCGACAAGTTGCTTCTAGCAGGATGGGGGTTTCCATGTCTTCGCAGAGAGCTGAGAAAGAGATGCGGTGAATGAATGAGGGGctatctttcttaatttatgtcaTCCCTTCCATAATCTCGAAACTTGAGAGCGAGCCGCCATAGCGTCCCCATAGATCTTGAAGATTGTGTCATTATTAATGCCTTATGCCACTTGGGTCCTTTTTCACGTGGCATTACATAGCAAGGATAGTTGTATCACGTGGCAGTGATGTTGTCATCATCACATGATACGGTTTTAGACAGTTTGTCCGCTTTAGTATTTCCTTCCCTATAAACATGACTAATGTGGATATCTTCCACTTTATCTAATACAGCCAAAATCGGTCGTAACCATTGATTGAGATGCCAACTTGGCATCGATTTCTGATGAATAGCATTGATGACATTTAAGGAATTGTCTTCCAGGTGAATTTTTTTAATGCCTAACTCCACCCCAAGTAGAAGTCCACGCAATGCTGCTTTGAATTCCACTTCATTGTTCATTGCCAGGCCAATATCCTCTGCTATTTCTTTAATACAAATTTCCTGGGCATCTCTCACAATACATCCA
This window harbors:
- the LOC131061136 gene encoding uncharacterized protein LOC131061136, with protein sequence MPQFALCRKIEKSLIELMNEASKQKNLKQNILTKWDVQLTTSLPDLIIPTLFGNGNHQAVSTPRLNVKWEPLEEGCSKINFDGPSAGNPGRSGIGCIVRDAQEICIKEIAEDIGLAMNNEVEFKAALRGLLLGVELGIKKIHLEDNSLNVINAIHQKSMPSWHLNQWLRPILAVLDKVEDIHISHVYREGNTKADKLSKTVSCDDDNITAT